A part of Rattus rattus isolate New Zealand chromosome 6, Rrattus_CSIRO_v1, whole genome shotgun sequence genomic DNA contains:
- the Psmc1 gene encoding LOW QUALITY PROTEIN: 26S proteasome regulatory subunit 4 (The sequence of the model RefSeq protein was modified relative to this genomic sequence to represent the inferred CDS: inserted 9 bases in 7 codons; substituted 3 bases at 3 genomic stop codons) produces the protein MGQSQSGGNGPGGGKNKKQKYEPPVPTRVGXKRXKVKGPDAAIKLSLATPHTPSATXKLERIKNYLLMEEEFIRNQEQTKPLEEKLEEERSKMYDLRGTPMSLGTMEEIIDDNYTIVSTSVNSEYYVSXSFVDRDLLDLGCXILLNHKVHAVIGVLMDDTDPLVTVMKVEKAPRNQHRKLDNQIQEIKQYMELPLSHPEYYEEMGIKPPXLPRTGKTLLAKAVANQTSATFLQVVGSELVQEYLDDRPKLVXELFWVSEEHTPSIVFIDKIDAIGTKGYDSNSGGEREXQRTMLELLNLLDGFDVRGDVNVMATNXIEALDPAXIRPGRKMEFPLPDEKTKKCIFQIHTSRTTMADHTTLDDLIVAKDDFFGADFKAIYTEAGLIALWECRMKVKNEDFKKSKENVLYKKKTNKQEGIP, from the exons ATGGGCCAAAGTCAGAGTGGTGGCAATGGTCCTGGGGGTggcaaaaacaagaaacagaaatatgAACCTCCTGTCCCAACTAGAGTGG TAAAAAGATGAAAAGTGAAGGGACCAGATGCTGCCATCAAACTGTCACTGGCAACACCTCATACACCCAGTGCCAC GAAGTTAGAGAGAATAAAAAACTATCTTCTCATGGAGGAAGAATTCATTAGAAATCAAGAACAGACAAAGCCATTAGAAGAAAAGCTAGAGGAGGAAAGATCAAAAATGTATGATCTTAGGGGGACCCCCATGTCTTTAGGAACCATGGAAGAGATCATTGATGATAATTACACTATTGTGTCCACGTCTGTGAACTCAGAGTACTACGTCAG ATCATTTGTAGACAGGGATCTGCTGGACCTAGGCTGTTAAATCCTGCTCAACCACAAGGTACATGCTGTGATAGGGGTGCTAATGGATGACACGGATCCCCTGGTCACAGTGATGAAGGTGGAAAAGGCCCCCAGGAACCAACACAGGAAACTGGACAACCAGATCCAGGAAATTAAGCAGTATATGGAGCTTCCTCTTAGCCATCCTGAGTATTATGAAGAGATGGGGATAAAGCCCC ATCTGCCAAGAACAGGTAAAACTCTATTGGCCAAAGCAGTAGCAAACCAAACTTCAGCCACTTTCTTGCAAGTGGTTGGCTCAGAGCTTGTTCAGGAGTACCTAGATGACAGGCCCAAACTTG TGGAGCTCTTCTGGGTCTCTGAGGAGCACACACCGTCCATTGTGTTTATTGATAAAATTGATGCCATTGGGACTAAAGGATATGATTCAAACTCTGGAGGTGAGAGGG TTCAGCGAACAATGTTGGAACTGTTGAACCTGTTGGATGGATTTGATGTGAGGGGAGATGTAAATGTTATGGCCACAAACTGAATAGAAGCTTTGGATCCAG GAATCAGACCAGGCAGAAAGATGGAGTTCCCCCTACCTGATGAAAAGACCAAGAAGTGTATCTTCCAAATTCACACAAGCAGGACAACAATGGCTGATCATACAACCTTGGATGACTTGATCGTGGCAAAGGATGACTTCTTTGGGGCTGACTTCAAGGCAATCTATACAGAAGCTGGCTTGATAGCCTTGTGGGAATGCAGaatgaaagtaaaaaatgaaGACTTCAAAAAATCTAAAGAGaatgttctttataaaaaaaaaacaaacaaacaagaaggcaTCCCTTGA